GGGAGAAACGAAGATCTCGGGTCGGTACTGGGCGCCGCGGTCGCAGAACTGTCCGTTCTCGTCGAGCGGGTCCACGTTCCGCCAGTAGACGTACAGGAGACGGTCGATGCCCACCTTGGTCGTGTCGTATGCGATTTGAACCGTTTCCGTGTGGTCGGTCTGGCCACTGGCGACCTGCCGGTACGACGGGTTTTCGACGGTGCCGCCAGCGAAGCCTGAAATCGTGCTCAGAACGCCTTCCGTACGGTCAAACGGCGGCTCCATGCACCAAAAGCATCCGCCGGCAAACCAGACGGTGTCCACGACTGCGGGATCCACGTCGGTTGTGTCGGTAACCGCCTCTGGTGCGCTGTCGGCGCGAGCCTCTGTGTCGGCGTCCTGACAGCCGATTGTCACGGTGAGGACGAGTAGGACGAGCAGCGAGGAGAAGAAGGACGGGAGAGATTTCATCGATGGCGTATGCTGGACCGGGAGGAAAGACGAGATGACGTACATGCCTACGACCGAAGATCGGGCAGCGACTCTCCTTCGGGGACGAAGCTCAGGGCGAGTCCGTTGTTGCAGTAGCGAAAGCCGGTGGGATCCGGGCCGTCGGTGAAGACGTGTCCCTGGTGACCTCCGCAGCGTGCGCAGTGGTACTCCGTTCGTTGCATCGCGAGCTTGTTGTCGACTTTTGTCCCTACACGCCCCGGGAGTGGCGCCCAGAAACTCGGCCAGCCGGTTCCGCTCTCGTACTTTGTCACGGACGGGAAAAGGGGAAGGTAGCAGGCGGCGCAGATGTACGTTCCGCGCCGGTCCTCATCCAGCAGCGGACTCGAGTTGCGGGGCTCGGTCGCTTCTTCGAAGAGAACCTGGTACGCTTGCGCCGAGACCTCGTCCCTCCACGCCTCCTCCGCTTTGTTCAGCCGATCGACTGAGAACGTGTCGCGATGGATCCATAGCGAATCTGCGCGAACGGGAGCGATGTAGGTCGAATCCGAGGCGGCGGTCTTCGGAACGCCGGCGGACTGGCTTTTCCCGCAGGCGGCGAGAAGGGTTGGTCCGGCCGCGAGAACAGCGATCCTGGAGAGAAAGGCACGGCGATCCATGTCGGAAGAGAGTCGGTGAGAAGATCCGGGGTGATACGATGCCGAGGGCATCTGAGCGGTCTGTCGATCTATGATGTATTGAAGTTACGGTACTGTCCACAG
This DNA window, taken from Longibacter salinarum, encodes the following:
- the msrA gene encoding peptide-methionine (S)-S-oxide reductase MsrA, producing the protein MKSLPSFFSSLLVLLVLTVTIGCQDADTEARADSAPEAVTDTTDVDPAVVDTVWFAGGCFWCMEPPFDRTEGVLSTISGFAGGTVENPSYRQVASGQTDHTETVQIAYDTTKVGIDRLLYVYWRNVDPLDENGQFCDRGAQYRPEIFVSPAHPDHKEAALASKDEAQSRFDRPIVVDVLELNAFYVAEDYHQNFYKKDPGRYDSYREGCGRDARLKALWGDEGNAPPKESR
- the msrB gene encoding peptide-methionine (R)-S-oxide reductase MsrB translates to MDRRAFLSRIAVLAAGPTLLAACGKSQSAGVPKTAASDSTYIAPVRADSLWIHRDTFSVDRLNKAEEAWRDEVSAQAYQVLFEEATEPRNSSPLLDEDRRGTYICAACYLPLFPSVTKYESGTGWPSFWAPLPGRVGTKVDNKLAMQRTEYHCARCGGHQGHVFTDGPDPTGFRYCNNGLALSFVPEGESLPDLRS